A stretch of the Polluticoccus soli genome encodes the following:
- a CDS encoding hydroxysqualene dehydroxylase — protein MSKKVIVIGGGVAGMSAAHELVERGFKVEVYERNKIYCGGKARSVDVPGSNQQYTDKFLPGEHGFRFFPGFYKHITDTMSRIPFGSGSVHDNLVQVDRVEIARFDQTPIVTVVSFPNSKDDLRAILASMHSDTGLTSAEIDLFSSKVWQILTSCYERRINDYEGIGWWQFMDADNQSKNYQTLLVEGLTRTLVAANAKYASTKTGGDIFLQLLLNMANPRIQADRVLNGPTNEVWLNPWIQYLKSCGVDYRYGASCTKLDFENGQITGAWISFDGGEPQKITGDYYVLAVPVEVAAPLINDDMIAYDMSLQGIRDLAPSVAWMNGMQFYLNQNVEIVHGHCIYVDTPWALTSISQIQFWKDYDLDKRGNGQVKGILSVDMSDWEVPGLNGKVATDCTLDEIKKDVWEQLKKSLNINGKTVLSDEMLVDCYIDSDIHPSEAKDKPYALTNTEPLLVNRVNTWGLRPEAYTRIQNFFLASDYVRTFTDLATMEGANEAARRAVNAILDISGVDAEDCDIWNLHEPHFVVRARHHDKGRYDRGLPYKDLKRPLLSTAGKILGWPIEELKKIAGRGVPEDQGE, from the coding sequence ATGTCAAAGAAAGTCATTGTTATAGGCGGTGGAGTAGCAGGCATGAGCGCTGCGCATGAATTGGTAGAACGTGGATTTAAGGTTGAAGTGTACGAGCGAAACAAAATCTATTGCGGCGGTAAGGCACGTAGCGTAGATGTGCCGGGCTCTAATCAACAGTATACGGACAAATTTCTTCCCGGTGAACACGGCTTCCGTTTCTTTCCCGGATTTTACAAACATATTACTGATACGATGTCGCGTATCCCTTTTGGTAGTGGTAGCGTACATGATAATCTGGTGCAGGTAGACCGAGTAGAGATAGCACGGTTTGATCAAACGCCGATTGTCACGGTGGTGAGCTTTCCTAATTCAAAAGATGATCTGAGAGCCATCTTGGCGTCCATGCATTCCGATACTGGTTTGACATCGGCAGAGATCGATCTGTTCAGCTCTAAGGTCTGGCAGATACTGACCTCGTGTTATGAGCGTCGTATCAACGATTATGAGGGTATTGGCTGGTGGCAGTTTATGGATGCCGATAACCAGAGCAAGAATTATCAAACGCTGTTGGTAGAAGGGTTGACCCGTACGTTGGTGGCAGCCAATGCCAAATATGCCAGCACAAAAACCGGCGGCGATATCTTCCTGCAATTGCTGCTGAACATGGCTAATCCACGCATACAGGCCGACAGGGTATTAAACGGTCCTACCAATGAAGTGTGGCTGAATCCCTGGATACAATATTTGAAAAGCTGCGGTGTTGACTACCGTTATGGCGCAAGCTGTACGAAACTCGATTTTGAGAATGGGCAGATAACAGGTGCCTGGATAAGCTTTGACGGTGGTGAACCTCAGAAAATAACAGGTGATTATTATGTACTCGCTGTACCTGTAGAAGTAGCTGCACCATTGATCAACGATGACATGATAGCCTATGACATGAGTTTGCAAGGCATACGTGATCTTGCACCATCGGTAGCCTGGATGAACGGTATGCAATTCTACCTGAATCAAAATGTAGAAATAGTGCATGGACACTGTATCTATGTTGACACGCCCTGGGCGCTTACGTCTATTTCGCAAATACAATTCTGGAAAGACTATGATCTGGACAAAAGGGGTAATGGCCAGGTGAAAGGAATTCTTTCTGTTGACATGTCGGATTGGGAAGTGCCAGGACTGAATGGCAAAGTAGCAACGGATTGTACTCTGGATGAAATAAAGAAGGACGTTTGGGAACAGCTGAAGAAAAGCCTGAACATAAACGGCAAAACTGTTCTCAGCGATGAGATGCTGGTGGACTGCTATATAGATTCAGATATCCATCCATCTGAAGCCAAAGACAAACCTTACGCGCTGACCAACACAGAGCCGTTGTTGGTGAACAGGGTGAACACATGGGGCTTGCGACCTGAAGCATATACGCGCATACAAAACTTCTTCCTGGCCAGCGACTATGTACGCACCTTTACCGACCTGGCTACCATGGAAGGCGCCAACGAGGCGGCCCGTCGCGCTGTGAATGCCATCCTCGATATTTCGGGTGTTGATGCTGAGGACTGTGATATCTGGAACCTGCACGAACCACATTTCGTAGTGCGTGCGCGTCATCATGATAAAGGGCGTTACGACAGGGGCTTACCCTATAAAGACCTGAAACGCCCGCTGTTGTCCACTGCGGGTAAAATACTCGGCTGGCCGATAGAAGAACTGAAAAAGATAGCAGGGAGAGGCGTTCCCGAAGACCAGGGAGAATAG
- a CDS encoding HesB/IscA family protein yields the protein MDTTIQSPVALTEGAIAEVKKLMADPGFDATQFLRVGVKGGGCSGLSYVLGFDAKEEDDEIYDIEGIPVVMKKAHGIYLHGMQVDFQDGLNARGFVFKNPNASSTCGCGTSFAV from the coding sequence ATGGATACAACGATACAAAGCCCGGTAGCACTAACAGAAGGCGCAATTGCCGAAGTAAAAAAACTGATGGCTGACCCCGGATTTGATGCGACCCAGTTTCTACGCGTAGGCGTAAAGGGTGGCGGCTGCTCAGGACTGAGCTATGTACTTGGTTTTGATGCTAAAGAAGAAGACGATGAGATATATGATATAGAAGGTATACCTGTGGTAATGAAAAAGGCACATGGGATTTACTTGCACGGCATGCAGGTTGATTTTCAGGATGGCCTGAATGCGCGCGGATTCGTATTCAAGAATCCGAACGCCAGCAGTACCTGCGGTTGCGGCACCTCGTTTGCCGTTTAA
- the frr gene encoding ribosome recycling factor — MSEVLDGIVNEASQLMKKAISHLETELSKIRAGKANPMIIDGIFVEYYGNPTPLNQVANITVPDARTLAIQPWEKQMMGPIEKAIIASNIGLNPQNDGIMIRLFLPPLTEERRKELVKRVNGEGEHAKVSVRNIRRDAIEAVKKEQKNGLSEDIAKDTEAHIQGITDKHIVLVDQHCKDKEKEIMTI, encoded by the coding sequence ATGAGCGAAGTCCTGGATGGGATCGTAAACGAAGCATCCCAGCTTATGAAAAAGGCCATTAGCCATCTTGAAACTGAACTGAGCAAGATCCGCGCCGGCAAGGCAAACCCGATGATTATAGACGGGATCTTTGTTGAATATTATGGCAACCCTACCCCCTTGAACCAGGTTGCTAACATCACCGTTCCTGACGCCCGTACCCTGGCCATTCAGCCATGGGAAAAGCAAATGATGGGCCCAATCGAAAAGGCCATCATCGCCTCCAACATAGGCCTGAACCCGCAAAACGACGGTATCATGATACGTCTGTTCCTGCCGCCGCTGACAGAAGAGCGCCGTAAAGAACTGGTAAAACGTGTGAATGGCGAAGGTGAGCACGCCAAGGTATCTGTCCGCAACATACGCCGCGACGCCATCGAAGCTGTGAAAAAAGAACAGAAAAATGGCCTGAGCGAGGACATAGCCAAAGACACAGAAGCTCATATACAAGGTATCACTGATAAGCACATTGTATTGGTGGACCAGCACTGCAAAGACAAAGAAAAAGAGATCATGACGATATAA
- a CDS encoding sterol desaturase family protein, whose amino-acid sequence MDQLHQQILLLFSIPIYAVLIPLEIFLSHFHEWKFYSWKETLVNIYMNAASAGIDILLRGVALAVLMFFSQYQLHIEWHPVVYWGLLFLCEDIMFWLEHYVDHSVRVFWAVHVTHHSSEEYNLTTGFRSSVFMPFYRFLYFIPLALIGFRPVDILFMYAITQVYGIMVHTQAIKKLPRWIEYIFVTPSHHRVHHASNVPYLDKNMGMVLIIWDRMFGTFAEEMAEEPPRYGITSPIENPHHPVHSIFHEWKAIGADLKQDIGWKDKLKYLFYVPGWSHDGSRQTTKQMRVDWIRAKRKQMAEASAAKRKAKMEKLEEVY is encoded by the coding sequence ATGGATCAACTGCATCAACAGATTTTGTTGCTGTTTTCCATCCCTATATACGCTGTCCTTATCCCGCTCGAGATCTTTTTGAGTCATTTCCACGAGTGGAAATTTTACAGCTGGAAAGAAACACTGGTAAACATTTACATGAATGCCGCCAGCGCCGGTATTGACATTTTATTGCGTGGTGTAGCCCTTGCAGTGCTGATGTTCTTTTCACAATACCAACTCCATATCGAATGGCACCCGGTTGTATATTGGGGACTACTGTTCCTTTGCGAAGACATCATGTTCTGGCTGGAGCACTATGTTGATCATTCTGTACGCGTATTCTGGGCTGTGCATGTTACCCACCACTCGTCTGAAGAATACAATCTGACAACCGGTTTCCGCTCTTCGGTGTTCATGCCGTTCTACCGTTTCTTGTACTTTATACCGTTGGCCCTGATAGGCTTCCGCCCGGTGGATATCCTGTTCATGTATGCTATCACGCAGGTGTACGGCATCATGGTTCATACACAGGCCATTAAGAAGCTGCCGCGTTGGATAGAATACATTTTCGTAACACCATCTCACCACCGCGTACACCACGCCAGCAACGTGCCCTATCTTGATAAGAACATGGGCATGGTGCTCATTATTTGGGACCGGATGTTCGGCACCTTTGCCGAAGAAATGGCTGAAGAGCCCCCGCGCTACGGCATCACTTCGCCCATCGAAAATCCTCACCACCCCGTTCACAGCATCTTCCACGAATGGAAAGCTATAGGCGCCGACCTGAAACAGGACATAGGCTGGAAGGACAAATTGAAATACCTGTTTTACGTACCGGGTTGGAGCCACGATGGCAGCCGCCAAACCACCAAACAAATGCGCGTGGATTGGATACGGGCAAAAAGAAAGCAGATGGCTGAGGCATCTGCTGCAAAACGTAAAGCAAAAATGGAAAAGCTGGAAGAGGTGTACTAG
- a CDS encoding EVE domain-containing protein, with protein MNYWLVKSEPFKYSWEQFQKDKKTHWDGVRNYAARNNLKAMQKGDQVFFYHSNEGLAIVGIAEVVKTAYQDPTTEDPNWVVVDLKPVKALPTPVTLEQIKAEPSLATMDLVRLSRLSVGAVKPDEYKKIMKMAGL; from the coding sequence ATGAATTACTGGCTCGTAAAATCAGAACCTTTTAAATATAGCTGGGAGCAATTCCAGAAAGACAAGAAGACCCATTGGGATGGTGTGCGCAACTATGCTGCACGCAACAACCTGAAGGCAATGCAAAAAGGCGATCAGGTGTTTTTCTATCATAGCAACGAAGGGCTGGCTATAGTAGGTATTGCTGAAGTAGTGAAGACTGCTTACCAGGATCCTACAACAGAAGACCCGAACTGGGTTGTGGTAGACCTGAAACCAGTAAAGGCCCTGCCTACACCAGTAACGTTGGAACAGATAAAAGCGGAACCATCACTGGCCACTATGGACCTGGTGCGCTTGTCGCGCCTATCAGTAGGTGCAGTAAAGCCTGATGAGTATAAGAAGATAATGAAGATGGCAGGGCTGTAG
- a CDS encoding polyprenyl synthetase family protein produces MMHSFTQLVEQFEDRLSKFLPFPEQPGTLYDPCRYFMQIGGKRIRPVLCLMANELFGEINEDAWHAAMGIELFHNFTLIHDDIMDKAPLRRGKQTIHDKYGLTAGILCGDVMSIHAYDQLVNVRHNLHMILHLFNRTSIEVCEGQQLDMDFEARNDVSIDEYIHMITLKTSVLLACSLKMGALIGGTTEGNSNKLYTFGKNLGIAFQLQDDYLDAFGETDKLGKQNGGDIKSNKKTYLLLKARETANPEHLKQIDEWLQKDGEDKVPAMLELFKQTGADKACRDAVELYSQRAFDCLEEAAVTSKRKQPLHDLASYLLMRDK; encoded by the coding sequence ATGATGCACAGCTTTACACAACTGGTAGAACAATTTGAAGACAGGCTTTCTAAATTTTTACCTTTTCCTGAGCAGCCGGGTACGCTTTATGATCCCTGCCGTTACTTTATGCAGATAGGCGGCAAGCGGATTCGTCCTGTGCTGTGCCTGATGGCCAATGAATTGTTTGGCGAAATAAATGAAGATGCATGGCATGCAGCAATGGGCATAGAGCTGTTTCACAACTTCACGCTCATTCACGACGATATCATGGATAAGGCTCCGTTGCGCAGGGGCAAACAAACTATCCACGACAAATACGGATTGACGGCAGGTATACTTTGCGGTGATGTAATGAGTATCCATGCTTACGATCAACTGGTGAACGTACGCCATAACCTGCACATGATACTGCATCTGTTCAACCGTACATCGATAGAAGTATGCGAAGGACAACAGCTCGATATGGATTTCGAAGCAAGGAACGACGTGAGCATCGATGAGTACATTCACATGATCACGCTGAAGACTTCAGTGCTGTTGGCCTGCTCACTGAAAATGGGAGCGCTGATAGGTGGTACGACAGAAGGCAACTCGAATAAGCTGTACACCTTCGGCAAGAACCTGGGTATTGCTTTCCAACTACAGGATGATTATCTCGATGCATTCGGTGAGACAGATAAACTGGGTAAACAAAACGGCGGCGATATAAAGTCGAACAAAAAGACCTACCTCTTACTAAAAGCAAGAGAAACTGCGAACCCAGAACACCTAAAACAAATAGACGAATGGTTGCAAAAGGACGGTGAGGATAAAGTACCTGCTATGCTGGAACTGTTCAAACAAACAGGGGCCGATAAAGCCTGCCGCGATGCTGTGGAATTGTATTCGCAGCGGGCATTCGACTGCCTGGAAGAAGCTGCCGTGACCAGTAAGCGCAAACAACCACTACATGATCTTGCCAGCTATTTGCTGATGAGGGATAAGTAG
- the rnr gene encoding ribonuclease R, translated as MAARKSKASHKKKVDSSGRKTYVGKLEITRGGMGFVIVEGLEKDVLIRRGETSNALNGDEVRVEVIERGRKFGARPEGKIIDVVRRKQTEFSGKLEVHPHFSFLVPDSDKMPVDIFIPLHLLHNAKNGDHVIARIVEWTEKTKNPVGEVVSILTDESVNEIAMQGILVENGFPLHFPDDVMEDAARYPEGVHSAELKHRRDMRDTLTLTIDPIDARDFDDAISFKHLNGDIYEIGVHIADVSHYIEPGSALDKEAYNRATSVYLPDRVLPMLPERLSNELCSLRPNEDKYTFSAIFQMNTQGKVKDYWLGKTIIRSQRRFTYEEVQLIVEGAEGDHREVLLTLNETAQNLRKARFKKGAINFSSEEVRFTLDESGRPTGIVVKESKEAHQLIEEFMLLANRTVAEYVSGIIVKDKQVPFPYRVHDVPDEAKLQVFASFAETFGYRFNMNTPQSIQSSFNDMLSMVQGKPEQHVLETLGIRTMAKAVYTTDNIGHYGLGFKDYCHFTSPIRRYPDVLVHRILEECLKNDVKPIKHLEQQCRHCSDQERRAMEAERAANKYKQVEYMTNFVGEDFEAVVSGVASFGFWAETVEHKCEGMVSIADLAQFDDFELREGEYCLVGRSTGLRVGMGDKVKVRVVSANLDKRQIDYTVLELPEQKHKKKRSIGAEGKVKKKAPSKRKK; from the coding sequence ATGGCAGCCAGGAAATCTAAGGCATCACATAAAAAGAAAGTAGACAGCTCCGGCAGGAAGACCTATGTAGGTAAGCTGGAAATAACTCGCGGGGGGATGGGCTTTGTGATAGTGGAAGGGTTAGAAAAAGACGTGTTGATACGCAGGGGAGAGACCAGCAACGCACTGAACGGCGATGAAGTGAGGGTGGAGGTGATAGAGCGCGGACGCAAGTTCGGTGCAAGGCCCGAGGGTAAGATCATAGACGTGGTACGTCGTAAGCAAACCGAATTTAGTGGCAAGCTGGAAGTGCATCCGCATTTCTCGTTCCTGGTGCCTGACAGCGATAAGATGCCGGTAGATATATTCATTCCGTTGCACCTGTTGCATAATGCCAAGAACGGCGACCATGTGATAGCCCGTATAGTAGAGTGGACCGAAAAGACGAAGAATCCGGTAGGCGAAGTGGTGAGCATCCTCACCGACGAATCGGTGAACGAGATAGCCATGCAGGGCATATTGGTGGAGAACGGCTTCCCGCTGCATTTCCCCGATGATGTGATGGAAGATGCCGCAAGGTATCCGGAAGGGGTGCATAGCGCCGAGCTGAAGCACCGCCGCGATATGCGCGATACACTGACACTGACCATCGACCCAATAGATGCACGTGATTTCGATGATGCGATATCCTTCAAACACCTGAACGGTGATATATACGAAATAGGTGTACACATTGCCGATGTGAGTCATTACATAGAGCCCGGTTCAGCACTGGATAAGGAAGCTTACAACAGGGCTACCAGCGTGTATTTGCCTGACAGGGTGCTGCCTATGCTGCCAGAAAGGCTGTCGAACGAGTTGTGCTCGCTGAGGCCTAATGAAGATAAATACACTTTCTCTGCCATCTTCCAGATGAACACGCAGGGAAAGGTGAAAGACTACTGGCTGGGCAAGACGATCATTCGCTCGCAGCGCAGGTTTACCTACGAGGAGGTGCAGCTGATCGTTGAAGGCGCTGAGGGTGACCATAGAGAAGTATTGCTAACACTAAACGAAACCGCGCAGAACCTGCGTAAGGCACGTTTCAAAAAAGGCGCTATCAATTTCTCGTCTGAAGAAGTGAGGTTTACACTCGATGAATCGGGTCGTCCTACAGGTATAGTAGTAAAAGAAAGTAAGGAAGCACACCAGCTGATAGAAGAGTTTATGCTGCTGGCCAATAGGACTGTAGCTGAATACGTATCGGGCATTATAGTGAAAGACAAACAAGTGCCTTTCCCTTACCGTGTACACGACGTGCCCGATGAGGCCAAGCTGCAGGTATTCGCATCGTTTGCTGAGACCTTTGGTTACAGGTTCAATATGAACACGCCTCAGAGCATCCAATCATCCTTTAACGACATGCTGAGCATGGTGCAAGGCAAACCCGAGCAGCACGTGCTGGAAACACTCGGCATCCGCACCATGGCAAAGGCGGTGTATACAACAGATAATATTGGTCACTATGGCCTTGGTTTTAAAGACTATTGCCATTTTACCTCGCCCATTCGTCGTTATCCCGATGTATTAGTACACCGTATACTCGAGGAATGCCTGAAGAATGATGTAAAACCTATCAAACACCTTGAACAGCAATGCCGCCATTGCAGCGACCAGGAGCGCAGGGCCATGGAAGCAGAACGCGCTGCCAACAAGTACAAGCAGGTAGAATACATGACCAACTTTGTGGGCGAAGACTTTGAAGCCGTAGTGAGTGGCGTGGCTAGCTTCGGCTTCTGGGCGGAGACAGTAGAGCACAAATGTGAAGGGATGGTATCGATAGCCGACCTGGCGCAGTTTGACGATTTTGAACTGCGTGAAGGCGAATATTGCCTCGTAGGTCGCAGCACCGGTTTGCGTGTTGGTATGGGCGACAAGGTAAAAGTGCGCGTCGTATCAGCCAACCTCGATAAGCGCCAGATAGATTACACAGTATTAGAATTACCCGAACAAAAACATAAGAAGAAGCGGAGCATCGGTGCAGAAGGAAAGGTGAAAAAGAAAGCCCCTTCGAAACGTAAAAAATAA
- the lpxK gene encoding tetraacyldisaccharide 4'-kinase produces the protein MSQRNIFYLLGRILLAPFALIYGAVVWLRNRLYDAGVFSSIEFSPPVISVGNLSTGGTGKTPHVEYLIQLLQYRFQVATMSRGYKRRTQGFLLADAETNALRIGDEPMQYHMKYPELVVSVAEERITGIPRLLQKRPNVEVILLDDAYQHRSVKAGVNVLITDFSKPFYADHILPMGSLRESRSAYHRADVIIVSKCPPNLDRAVANDMIAKINPLSHQKVFFTGISYRQPYDFFSHEPVSLRGKSAVLVCCIAKPEPLVRYLQDEMKQVHVLSYADHHYFVSKDLEEIKEAYGNFEAEGKVIVTTEKDAARLHLHYEKLKEWNVPIIVLPIGVSFLFNQGNEFDNVVLQYVEQTIAENNQMFYGSQEI, from the coding sequence ATGAGTCAAAGGAACATTTTCTATTTATTAGGCAGGATATTATTGGCACCATTTGCACTTATTTACGGAGCGGTGGTTTGGTTGCGGAACCGATTGTATGATGCAGGTGTTTTCTCGTCCATCGAATTTAGTCCGCCGGTTATTTCTGTCGGCAACCTGTCGACCGGTGGCACGGGCAAGACCCCGCACGTTGAATACCTGATCCAGTTGCTGCAATACCGTTTCCAGGTTGCCACTATGAGCCGGGGGTATAAACGCCGCACGCAAGGTTTCCTGCTGGCCGATGCGGAGACCAATGCCCTGCGTATAGGTGACGAGCCTATGCAATACCATATGAAATACCCTGAGCTGGTAGTGAGTGTGGCTGAAGAGCGCATTACGGGCATTCCGAGATTGCTACAGAAACGTCCGAATGTTGAAGTGATACTGTTGGACGATGCCTACCAGCACCGTTCGGTGAAGGCTGGTGTCAATGTGCTGATCACCGATTTTTCGAAACCATTCTATGCAGATCACATTCTGCCAATGGGTAGCCTGAGGGAAAGTCGCAGCGCCTATCACCGGGCTGATGTGATCATTGTTTCGAAATGTCCACCCAACCTGGATAGGGCCGTGGCCAATGACATGATCGCTAAGATCAACCCGCTGTCGCACCAAAAGGTATTTTTCACGGGTATCAGTTATCGTCAGCCGTATGATTTCTTTAGTCATGAGCCGGTATCGCTGCGCGGAAAAAGCGCAGTATTAGTATGTTGCATTGCCAAACCGGAACCGCTGGTAAGGTATTTGCAGGATGAGATGAAACAGGTGCATGTGCTGTCTTACGCAGATCATCATTATTTTGTGAGTAAAGACCTTGAAGAGATCAAAGAAGCCTACGGCAATTTTGAAGCAGAGGGTAAAGTAATAGTGACCACCGAGAAAGACGCTGCACGCCTGCACCTGCATTATGAGAAACTGAAAGAATGGAACGTGCCGATAATAGTATTGCCAATAGGGGTTTCTTTTTTATTTAATCAGGGCAATGAGTTTGACAATGTAGTTTTGCAATACGTTGAACAAACAATAGCCGAAAACAACCAGATGTTCTATGGCAGCCAGGAAATCTAA
- the ftcD gene encoding glutamate formimidoyltransferase, with protein MTSKGPILECVPNFSEGRDPQKIQAIADAIHSVSGAQLLHIDTSPAANRTVMTFAGEPGAVCEAAFQAVKKAAEVIDMTKQEGVHPRIGATDVCPLIPLYDMTVDQAIALSRQLGERIGRELNISIYLYEQSATAEHRRALPDIRKGQYEKFAEKMKLAEWKPDYGPLELSLQTGATVIGVRDVLVAFNISLKTNDVNAANYIADRIRERGYYEQSPQGRLKVPGLLPKLRAIGWYMADFQSAQVSMNLLDYRITSPLKAWEATNALAQPLGVEVIGCEVVGLIPETCLLEAGAFTWLREGKELPHDKELLVHAAIEHLGLNRVKPFDPQEKVLEYALKRAGLI; from the coding sequence ATGACCTCTAAAGGACCGATACTGGAGTGCGTACCCAATTTTAGCGAGGGACGTGATCCTCAAAAAATACAGGCAATTGCAGATGCCATCCACTCAGTAAGTGGTGCGCAGCTACTGCATATAGATACCAGTCCCGCAGCCAACCGCACGGTAATGACCTTTGCCGGCGAACCCGGTGCGGTTTGCGAAGCCGCCTTCCAGGCTGTTAAAAAGGCAGCTGAAGTAATAGACATGACAAAACAGGAAGGTGTACACCCACGCATAGGTGCCACCGATGTTTGTCCGCTGATACCACTTTATGATATGACCGTCGATCAAGCGATCGCTCTTTCGCGGCAATTAGGAGAACGTATAGGTAGAGAATTAAATATTTCTATTTATTTATATGAACAGTCGGCTACTGCTGAACATCGCCGTGCGTTGCCCGATATCCGGAAGGGACAGTACGAGAAGTTTGCCGAAAAAATGAAGCTGGCGGAGTGGAAGCCCGATTACGGTCCACTTGAACTGTCACTTCAAACTGGTGCTACGGTAATAGGTGTCAGAGATGTTCTTGTTGCGTTTAATATATCATTGAAAACCAATGATGTAAATGCTGCTAATTACATTGCTGATAGAATTCGTGAAAGAGGCTATTACGAGCAGTCACCTCAAGGAAGACTTAAGGTGCCTGGACTGCTTCCGAAGCTCAGGGCGATAGGATGGTACATGGCCGATTTCCAATCTGCGCAGGTATCTATGAACCTGCTGGACTATAGAATAACATCGCCGCTTAAGGCCTGGGAGGCAACGAATGCCTTGGCCCAACCCTTGGGCGTCGAGGTGATCGGTTGCGAGGTAGTGGGACTGATTCCCGAAACCTGCCTGCTGGAAGCCGGCGCTTTTACCTGGCTGAGGGAAGGCAAAGAGCTACCGCATGACAAAGAGTTACTGGTGCACGCAGCTATCGAACATTTAGGATTAAACAGAGTCAAACCCTTCGACCCGCAGGAAAAGGTTTTGGAATATGCACTTAAAAGAGCGGGATTGATATGA